The proteins below come from a single Piscinibacter gummiphilus genomic window:
- a CDS encoding ethylbenzene dehydrogenase-related protein, translated as MTRQATSAETPPGPSTEASPRSDTPTFVIHWLMVVGLAVSLLTGLRIADSDGRLGWRWIEPLLLQGDVGRWHVWSAYLLLGAASAYVALLWRGALGGRVKLMPASLTAADPAQRRRGWNRLLYWVAFALLAVAGASGALMYFAAGRLPEPLVANVHQAAAWGFVAYVGLHVAAQLWLGGVAQLLKILRPRMAYGAAGLAAMGVAGAAWAVLAGGERVATSELHMRRVAVLPVVDGLPDDAAWKDAPAVTVHTTRGANFPQGETAVTIRAVRDATDAVFLFEWPDSTRSHKHLPLVKTAQGWQVKESRYAKNDEDDYYEDKFGVMFSRLASMGGGAAQLGSHPLPGKPAPTAGRGLHATTDGSIVDVWHWKSVRSGGLGQIDDNYFGPPLPAETGKRYTGGYTQDPKQSGGFDQNWDKIPGSPYVRPKFLPRDMAALQARVGPIDLSPTHGDTQLLAMSKAETVPYSAELDTYPVGTVLPSVVLEAPFTGDRGDVAAVGTWKDGRWRLEARRKLDTHSAYDLPFETGLSVWVSAFDHSQARHTRHTHPVRLVLD; from the coding sequence ATGACCCGCCAAGCCACGTCCGCCGAGACCCCGCCAGGCCCCTCCACCGAGGCCTCGCCCCGCAGCGACACCCCCACCTTCGTCATCCACTGGCTGATGGTCGTCGGCCTGGCCGTGAGCCTCCTGACCGGCCTGCGCATCGCCGACAGCGACGGCCGCCTCGGCTGGCGCTGGATCGAGCCGCTGCTGCTGCAAGGCGACGTGGGCCGCTGGCACGTGTGGAGCGCCTACCTGCTGCTGGGGGCCGCTTCGGCCTACGTGGCGCTGCTGTGGCGCGGCGCGCTCGGCGGGCGGGTGAAGCTGATGCCGGCGAGCCTCACCGCCGCCGACCCGGCACAGCGCCGCCGTGGCTGGAACCGGCTGCTCTACTGGGTCGCCTTCGCCCTGCTCGCGGTGGCCGGCGCCAGCGGCGCGCTGATGTACTTCGCGGCCGGCCGCCTGCCCGAGCCGCTGGTGGCCAACGTGCACCAGGCCGCCGCCTGGGGCTTCGTCGCCTACGTCGGCCTGCACGTGGCGGCGCAGCTGTGGCTGGGCGGCGTGGCGCAGTTGCTGAAGATCCTGCGCCCGCGCATGGCCTACGGCGCGGCAGGTCTCGCGGCGATGGGCGTGGCCGGTGCCGCGTGGGCGGTGCTGGCGGGCGGCGAGCGGGTCGCCACCTCCGAGCTGCACATGCGCCGCGTGGCGGTGCTGCCGGTGGTCGACGGCCTGCCCGACGACGCGGCCTGGAAAGACGCCCCCGCCGTGACGGTGCACACCACGCGCGGCGCCAACTTCCCGCAGGGCGAGACGGCGGTGACGATCCGCGCAGTGCGCGACGCGACCGACGCGGTCTTCCTCTTCGAGTGGCCCGACAGCACCCGCAGCCACAAGCACCTGCCGCTCGTGAAGACGGCGCAGGGCTGGCAGGTGAAGGAGTCGCGCTACGCGAAGAACGATGAAGACGACTACTACGAAGACAAGTTCGGCGTGATGTTCTCGCGCCTGGCCAGCATGGGCGGTGGCGCGGCCCAGCTCGGCTCGCACCCGCTGCCCGGCAAGCCCGCGCCGACGGCCGGCCGCGGCCTGCACGCCACCACCGACGGCAGCATCGTCGACGTGTGGCACTGGAAGAGCGTGCGCTCGGGCGGCCTCGGCCAGATCGACGACAACTACTTCGGCCCGCCCCTGCCCGCCGAAACCGGCAAGCGCTACACCGGCGGCTACACGCAGGACCCCAAGCAGTCGGGCGGCTTCGACCAGAACTGGGACAAGATCCCCGGCAGCCCCTACGTGCGGCCCAAGTTCCTGCCGCGCGACATGGCCGCCCTGCAGGCCCGCGTCGGCCCGATCGACCTGAGCCCCACCCACGGCGACACCCAGCTGCTGGCGATGAGCAAGGCCGAGACGGTGCCCTACAGCGCCGAGCTCGACACCTACCCCGTGGGCACGGTGCTGCCCTCGGTGGTGCTGGAAGCGCCCTTCACCGGCGACCGCGGCGACGTGGCGGCCGTGGGCACCTGGAAAGACGGCCGCTGGCGACTCGAAGCCCGTCGCAAGCTCGACACGCACTCCGCCTACGACCTGCCCTTCGAGACCGGCCTGTCGGTGTGGGTCTCGGCCTTCGACCACAGCCAGGCCCGCCACACGCGGCACACGCACCCGGTGCGCCTGGTGCTCGACTGA